The following coding sequences are from one Streptococcus sp. NPS 308 window:
- a CDS encoding ATP cone domain-containing protein translates to MQVIKRNGEIAEFDPDKIYQAVLKAAQTVYVLTDDLRQNLAQVTKKVVLDLEEAKVERATISMIQSMVEHRLLGAGYITIAEHYISYRLQRDLERSGYGDHIAVHLHFEQIR, encoded by the coding sequence ATGCAAGTAATCAAACGTAATGGAGAAATTGCTGAATTTGATCCAGATAAAATTTACCAAGCTGTCCTAAAAGCAGCTCAAACAGTTTATGTTTTGACTGATGACTTACGTCAAAACCTAGCGCAAGTTACTAAAAAAGTCGTTTTGGACTTGGAAGAAGCAAAAGTAGAACGTGCCACTATCAGCATGATCCAGTCAATGGTTGAGCACCGCTTACTTGGAGCTGGCTACATTACCATTGCAGAACACTATATATCTTATCGCTTGCAACGTGATTTGGAGAGAAGTGGCTATGGTGATCATATCGCAGTTCATCTTCATTTTGAACAAATCCGTTAA
- a CDS encoding YdbC family protein, protein MAEFTFEIEEHLLTLSENDKGWTKELNRVSFNGAPAKFDIRSWSPDHTKMGKGITLSNEEFQVMVDAFKGGQ, encoded by the coding sequence ATGGCAGAATTTACATTTGAGATCGAAGAACACTTGCTCACCTTGTCTGAAAATGACAAAGGATGGACAAAAGAACTAAATCGCGTTAGCTTTAATGGAGCACCAGCAAAGTTTGATATTCGTTCTTGGAGTCCTGACCATACTAAAATGGGCAAAGGAATCACGCTTTCCAATGAAGAATTTCAGGTAATGGTCGATGCCTTTAAAGGGGGACAATAA
- a CDS encoding TetR/AcrR family transcriptional regulator: MPKNTRDLIINSLITLAKKNPLRSSFTMTEIAAEAGISRQAIYQKHFNNFEDIIEYIHEETNQHIFNVFNKYCPSNDGDPISFLADHILPLIYEKREVINTLYTTQVDPCWKEFLRGIYSEWVLKNVNYQLKYNFNKEDIAYIITTMAISFIEVWIRKDNPIPPEEYRETFIQLSKTSLCDYIVS; this comes from the coding sequence ATGCCAAAGAATACTCGTGACTTAATTATTAATTCACTCATCACACTTGCTAAGAAGAACCCTCTGCGCTCTTCTTTTACCATGACTGAAATCGCAGCTGAAGCTGGTATTTCACGACAAGCGATTTATCAAAAGCATTTTAACAACTTTGAAGATATTATCGAATACATTCACGAAGAGACCAATCAGCACATTTTTAACGTCTTTAATAAGTACTGCCCTAGCAATGATGGAGATCCTATCAGCTTTTTAGCAGACCATATACTTCCTCTCATATACGAAAAAAGAGAAGTTATTAACACCTTGTATACCACACAAGTCGACCCATGTTGGAAGGAATTTCTGCGTGGAATATACTCAGAGTGGGTACTAAAGAATGTCAATTACCAACTGAAATATAATTTTAATAAAGAGGACATCGCTTATATCATTACGACCATGGCAATCTCTTTCATTGAAGTCTGGATTCGTAAAGATAATCCAATTCCACCTGAAGAGTATAGAGAGACTTTCATTCAATTGTCTAAGACTTCTCTCTGTGACTATATTGTGTCCTAA
- a CDS encoding biotin transporter BioY, translating to MKKAHIYAIPAIGAALIAVLAQISLPIGPVPFTLQNFAIGLIATVFRPREAVLSVALYLLLGAIGLPVFAGGGAGFHVLVGPSAGYLWFDLVYAGLTSYLIHQNSGYIRIFLANLLGDSLVFVGGILSLHFLAGMPFDKALAVGVLPFILPDLGKIIAISFISRPLLERLKSLPYFSR from the coding sequence TTGAAAAAAGCTCATATCTATGCTATCCCTGCTATCGGTGCTGCTCTCATCGCCGTATTGGCACAAATCAGTCTCCCTATCGGTCCTGTCCCCTTCACTCTGCAAAACTTTGCGATCGGTCTGATTGCTACTGTTTTTAGACCCAGAGAAGCTGTTCTATCTGTAGCTCTCTATCTCTTGCTGGGTGCCATTGGTTTACCTGTTTTTGCAGGGGGAGGAGCTGGATTTCACGTTTTAGTCGGCCCAAGTGCAGGCTATCTTTGGTTCGACCTTGTCTATGCTGGACTTACATCTTATCTCATCCATCAAAATAGTGGCTACATTCGCATTTTCCTAGCCAACCTCTTGGGTGACTCCCTCGTCTTTGTAGGAGGTATTCTCAGCCTCCACTTCCTTGCCGGGATGCCATTCGATAAGGCACTAGCTGTCGGTGTCCTTCCCTTTATCCTCCCTGATCTTGGTAAGATTATTGCCATTAGTTTCATTAGTCGTCCCCTACTCGAACGATTGAAAAGTCTTCCATATTTTTCAAGATAA
- the gor gene encoding glutathione-disulfide reductase, with the protein MREYDIIAIGGGSGGIATMNRAGEHGAKAAVIEEKKLGGTCVNVGCVPKKIMWYGAQIAESFHHYGPDYGFTSSDVQFDFAKLRQNREAYIDRARSSYDGSFKRNGVDLIEGRAHFVDAHTVSVNGELIRAKHIVIATGARPSIPTIPGAELGGSSDDVFAWEQLPESVAILGAGYIAVELAGVLHALGVKTDLFVRRDRPLRGFDSYIVEGLVNEMEKTGLPLHTHKVPVKLEETEQGITIHFEDGSSHTASQVIWATGRRPNVDGLELEKAGVTLNQRGFIQVDEYQNTVVDGIYALGDVTGEKELTPVAIKAGRTLSERIFNGKTNAKMDYTTIPTVVFSHPAIGTVGLTEDQAIKEYGQDNIKVYKSSFASMYSAVTNHRQESRFKLITAGADEKVVGLHGLGYGVDEMIQGFAVAIKMGATKADFDATVAIHPTASEEFVTMR; encoded by the coding sequence ATGAGAGAATATGATATCATCGCCATCGGTGGAGGAAGCGGCGGCATTGCCACTATGAACCGAGCTGGTGAACACGGTGCTAAAGCAGCTGTTATCGAGGAAAAAAAATTAGGTGGAACCTGCGTCAATGTTGGCTGTGTTCCTAAGAAAATCATGTGGTATGGAGCGCAAATCGCTGAAAGCTTCCACCACTACGGCCCTGACTACGGTTTTACAAGTTCAGATGTTCAATTTGATTTCGCAAAACTTCGTCAAAACCGTGAAGCCTACATCGACCGTGCTCGCTCATCTTATGATGGAAGTTTCAAGCGCAACGGTGTTGATTTGATTGAAGGTCGTGCTCATTTCGTTGATGCTCATACGGTCAGCGTTAATGGTGAATTGATTCGTGCCAAACATATCGTGATTGCGACTGGCGCTCGTCCAAGCATTCCAACTATCCCTGGAGCTGAACTTGGTGGTAGCTCAGACGATGTCTTTGCTTGGGAGCAACTTCCTGAATCCGTTGCGATTCTTGGAGCTGGTTATATCGCCGTTGAATTAGCAGGTGTTCTCCACGCGCTAGGAGTAAAAACGGATTTGTTTGTCCGTCGCGATCGTCCCTTGCGTGGTTTTGACAGCTACATCGTTGAAGGACTTGTCAATGAAATGGAAAAAACAGGGCTACCTTTGCACACACATAAGGTACCCGTCAAGCTCGAAGAAACGGAGCAAGGTATTACCATTCATTTTGAAGACGGTTCTAGTCACACTGCAAGCCAAGTTATCTGGGCTACCGGTCGCCGTCCAAATGTAGACGGTCTGGAGTTAGAAAAGGCTGGCGTCACACTCAACCAACGTGGATTTATCCAAGTGGATGAGTATCAAAATACAGTTGTAGATGGCATCTACGCCCTTGGAGACGTTACTGGTGAGAAGGAACTGACCCCAGTAGCCATCAAGGCAGGACGCACCCTATCTGAACGCATCTTCAACGGGAAAACAAATGCTAAGATGGACTACACGACTATCCCTACTGTTGTCTTCTCCCACCCAGCAATCGGAACCGTTGGTTTAACTGAGGATCAAGCTATCAAAGAATACGGCCAAGATAACATCAAAGTCTACAAGTCAAGCTTTGCATCTATGTACTCAGCCGTTACAAACCATCGTCAAGAGTCTCGCTTCAAACTCATCACCGCAGGTGCTGATGAAAAAGTTGTTGGACTTCACGGACTTGGTTACGGAGTGGATGAGATGATTCAAGGATTCGCTGTTGCCATTAAGATGGGAGCAACCAAGGCGGACTTTGATGCTACAGTAGCTATCCACCCAACTGCCTCAGAAGAATTTGTGACCATGCGCTAA
- a CDS encoding efflux RND transporter periplasmic adaptor subunit, giving the protein MKRNKKAKKWQLYTAIGVASAIVIGAAGILIFRQPSQSAVKEETSHIVTAKEGSVASSVLLSGTVTAKNEQYVYFDASKGDLDEILVSVGDKVEEGQALVKYSSADAQAAYDAASRAVAKADRHINELNKARENANSAPVSPQVPTEAGLPEQAPAETSSVSSIDSQISDAKDNRADAVAQLNKAQAQLDAATVLSTLEGTVVEVNRNVSKSPTGNSQVVVHVVSNENLQVKGELSEYNLANLSVGQEVTFTSKVYQDKSWTGKISYISDYPKNNGEAANGALGGNTGSKYPYTVDVTSDIGELKQGFSVSVEVKNKSKAILVPLTSVVTENDKNYVWLVDDQKKAKKVEVTLGNADADNQEITSGLTDGAKVISNPTSSLEEGKEVKADEEIN; this is encoded by the coding sequence ATGAAAAGAAATAAGAAGGCAAAAAAATGGCAATTATACACAGCGATTGGTGTTGCCAGTGCTATTGTTATCGGTGCTGCGGGGATTTTGATTTTTAGACAACCTTCCCAGTCAGCAGTCAAGGAGGAAACCTCTCATATCGTTACTGCTAAGGAAGGTTCTGTTGCTTCATCGGTTCTCTTGTCAGGTACGGTTACAGCAAAAAATGAACAATACGTTTATTTTGATGCTAGTAAGGGAGATTTAGATGAAATTCTCGTTTCGGTTGGAGACAAGGTCGAAGAAGGGCAAGCTTTGGTCAAATACAGCAGTGCCGATGCCCAAGCTGCCTATGATGCAGCCAGTCGAGCAGTTGCAAAGGCCGACCGTCATATCAATGAGTTGAACAAGGCTCGTGAAAATGCAAACTCTGCACCAGTTTCACCACAAGTTCCAACTGAAGCTGGACTTCCAGAGCAAGCGCCTGCCGAAACTTCTTCCGTATCCTCTATTGATTCTCAAATCAGTGATGCCAAAGATAACCGTGCAGATGCTGTGGCTCAGCTCAACAAGGCTCAAGCTCAGCTAGATGCTGCAACTGTCCTCAGTACACTAGAAGGGACTGTAGTTGAAGTCAATCGTAATGTTTCCAAATCGCCAACAGGTAATAGCCAAGTGGTAGTACATGTCGTAAGTAATGAAAACTTACAGGTCAAAGGGGAACTGTCTGAATACAACCTTGCTAATCTTTCTGTTGGGCAAGAAGTTACCTTTACTTCGAAGGTTTATCAAGATAAGAGCTGGACAGGTAAAATCAGCTATATTTCTGATTATCCTAAAAACAACGGAGAAGCAGCAAATGGAGCTCTTGGAGGGAATACTGGATCTAAGTACCCTTATACTGTTGATGTGACTAGCGATATCGGTGAGTTGAAACAAGGCTTCTCAGTCAGTGTTGAAGTCAAAAACAAAAGTAAAGCCATCCTTGTTCCTTTGACAAGTGTTGTTACCGAAAATGACAAAAACTATGTCTGGCTCGTTGACGACCAGAAAAAAGCGAAGAAGGTAGAAGTTACTTTGGGGAATGCGGACGCAGACAACCAAGAAATTACTTCAGGTTTGACAGACGGTGCCAAGGTCATCAGTAATCCAACATCTTCCTTGGAAGAAGGAAAAGAGGTGAAGGCTGATGAAGAAATTAATTAG
- a CDS encoding ABC transporter ATP-binding protein has product MKKLISLKNICRSYRNGDQELQVLKNINLEVQEGEFVAIMGPSGSGKSTLMNTIGMLDTPTSGEYYLEGQEVAGLGEKQLAKVRNQQIGFVFQQFFLLSKLNALQNVELPLIYAGVSASKRRKLAEEFLEKVELTERSHHLPSELSGGQKQRVAIARALVNNPSIILADEPTGALDTKTGNQIMQLLLELNKEGKTIIMVTHEPEIAAYAKRQIVIRDGVISSDSAPVEKEEN; this is encoded by the coding sequence ATGAAGAAATTAATTAGTCTAAAAAATATCTGCAGGAGTTATCGAAATGGTGACCAAGAACTGCAGGTCCTAAAAAATATTAACTTAGAAGTTCAAGAAGGTGAGTTTGTCGCCATTATGGGACCGTCCGGTTCTGGTAAATCTACTTTGATGAATACCATTGGAATGCTGGATACACCAACCAGTGGAGAGTACTATCTTGAAGGTCAAGAAGTTGCAGGTCTTGGAGAGAAACAACTGGCCAAGGTCCGCAACCAGCAAATCGGCTTTGTCTTTCAGCAGTTCTTTCTCTTGTCCAAACTCAATGCGCTTCAAAATGTCGAATTGCCCTTGATTTACGCTGGTGTTTCGGCTTCAAAACGACGGAAATTGGCTGAGGAATTTCTGGAAAAGGTTGAGCTAACGGAGCGCAGTCATCATTTGCCTTCCGAGTTATCAGGTGGTCAAAAGCAACGTGTAGCGATTGCTCGTGCCTTGGTAAACAATCCATCTATCATCCTAGCTGACGAACCGACAGGAGCCTTGGATACCAAGACAGGAAATCAAATCATGCAACTGTTGCTGGAGTTAAACAAGGAAGGGAAAACCATTATCATGGTCACGCATGAACCTGAGATTGCTGCCTATGCCAAACGCCAGATTGTCATTCGCGATGGTGTTATCTCATCAGACAGCGCCCCAGTAGAAAAGGAGGAAAACTAA
- a CDS encoding ABC transporter permease produces MQNLKFAFSSIMAHKMRSFLTMIGIIIGVSSVVVIMALGDSMSRQVNKNMTKSQKDIHVFFSPIKSKDGSFTQRQSALTVSGKEEDVHVEPPKPLESWVKEAAKLKGVDSYYVTNSTNVTLSYKDKKVERATLTGGNSTYMNAVENEIVAGRSLRPQDYKEFASVILLDEELAKSLFDSPEAAVNQVISVNEFSYRVIGVYTSNEAKTAKAFGIGGLPITTNISLAANFNTDEISNIVFRVNDTSLTQTLGPELARKLTEIAGLQQGEYQVADATAAFQEVQQLFGFMTTVISAIAGISLFVGGTGVMNIMLVSVTERTREIGLRKALGATRANILVQFLIESMILTLLGGIIGLVSAAGLTMLAGILLQNMIAGIEVGVSLPIALFSLAVSASVGMIFGVLPANKASKLDPIEALRYE; encoded by the coding sequence ATGCAGAATCTGAAATTTGCCTTTTCATCTATCATGGCTCATAAGATGCGTTCCTTCCTCACCATGATCGGGATTATCATCGGAGTTTCGTCTGTCGTCGTCATCATGGCTCTGGGAGATTCCATGTCTCGTCAGGTCAATAAAAACATGACCAAATCACAAAAGGATATTCATGTCTTTTTCTCTCCTATCAAGAGCAAGGATGGCTCCTTTACTCAGCGCCAGTCAGCTTTGACGGTCAGTGGGAAAGAAGAGGATGTTCATGTTGAACCACCAAAACCACTCGAATCTTGGGTCAAGGAGGCTGCCAAACTCAAAGGAGTAGACAGTTACTATGTCACTAACTCGACTAACGTCACCCTGTCTTATAAGGATAAGAAGGTTGAACGGGCGACTTTGACTGGTGGAAATAGCACCTACATGAACGCAGTTGAAAATGAGATCGTTGCTGGTAGAAGTCTAAGACCGCAAGACTACAAGGAATTTGCCAGTGTGATTTTGTTGGATGAAGAACTAGCCAAGAGTTTGTTTGATAGTCCAGAAGCTGCGGTTAATCAAGTCATCTCTGTCAATGAATTTAGTTACCGTGTGATTGGCGTTTATACAAGTAATGAAGCTAAAACTGCTAAAGCTTTTGGGATTGGTGGTCTTCCAATTACGACCAATATCTCTCTCGCAGCTAATTTTAATACTGATGAAATCTCGAACATCGTCTTTCGTGTCAATGATACTAGTCTAACGCAGACCTTGGGTCCAGAGTTGGCTCGAAAACTGACTGAGATTGCAGGTCTTCAACAAGGGGAGTACCAAGTTGCGGATGCAACTGCCGCCTTCCAAGAGGTACAACAACTATTTGGATTTATGACCACTGTTATCAGTGCCATTGCAGGGATTTCACTCTTTGTTGGTGGTACAGGTGTTATGAATATCATGCTGGTTTCGGTGACAGAACGCACGCGTGAGATTGGTCTGCGGAAGGCTCTCGGAGCTACACGAGCTAATATCTTAGTTCAGTTTTTGATTGAGTCCATGATCTTGACCTTGCTAGGTGGTATCATTGGCCTAGTTAGTGCAGCAGGCTTGACAATGTTAGCGGGTATCCTATTGCAAAATATGATTGCAGGTATCGAAGTTGGGGTGTCCCTCCCAATTGCTCTCTTTAGCTTGGCTGTGTCAGCTAGCGTTGGTATGATCTTCGGAGTCCTGCCAGCCAATAAAGCCTCTAAGCTTGATCCAATCGAAGCCCTTCGTTATGAATAA
- the metG gene encoding methionine--tRNA ligase, whose product MSEKNFYITTPIYYPSGKLHIGSAYTTIACDVLARYKRLMGYDVFYLTGLDEHGQKIQQKAEEAGITPQAYVDGMAVGVKELWQLLDISYDKFIRTTDDYHEKVVAQVFERLLAQDDIYLGEYSGWYSVSDEEFFTESQLAEVFRDEAGNVTGGIAPSGHEVEWVSEESYFLRLSKYQDRLVDFFKSHPDFITPDGRLNEMLRNFIEPGLEDLAVSRTTFTWGVPVPSNPKHVVYVWIDALLNYATALGYGQDEHGNFDKFWNGTVFQMVGKDILRFHSIYWPILLMMLDVKLPDRLIAHGWFVMKDGKMSKSKGNVVYPEMLVERYGLDPLRYYLMRSLPVGSDGTFTPEDYVGRINYELANDLGNLLNRTVSMINKYFNGQIPAYVEGVTEFDNALAQVAEQSISDYHTHMEAVDYPRALEAVWTLISRTNKYIDETAPWVLAKDEAHRDQLASVMSHLAASLRVVAHLIEPFMMETSRAVLTQLGLAEVSSLENLSLADFPADVTVVAKGTPIFPRLDMEEEIAYIKEQMEGNKPAVEKEWNPDEVELKLNKEEIKFEDFDKVEIRVAEVKEVSKVEGSDKLLQFRLDAGDGEDRQILSGIAKYYPNEQELVGKKVQIVANLKPRKMMKKYVSQGMILSAEHDGKLTLLTVDPAVPNGSVIG is encoded by the coding sequence ATGTCTGAAAAGAATTTTTATATTACAACACCGATTTACTATCCATCTGGTAAACTTCATATCGGTTCTGCCTACACAACTATCGCATGTGATGTCCTAGCACGTTACAAACGCCTGATGGGCTACGATGTCTTTTATCTAACAGGTCTTGACGAGCATGGTCAAAAAATCCAGCAAAAAGCAGAAGAAGCTGGTATTACACCACAAGCTTATGTTGATGGGATGGCAGTTGGCGTCAAAGAACTCTGGCAATTACTAGATATCTCATACGATAAATTCATCCGTACGACGGATGACTACCATGAAAAAGTAGTGGCGCAAGTTTTTGAACGCTTGCTTGCTCAAGATGACATCTACCTAGGTGAATATTCTGGTTGGTATTCAGTCTCAGATGAGGAATTCTTTACAGAAAGCCAGCTTGCAGAAGTTTTCCGTGATGAAGCTGGAAATGTAACGGGTGGTATTGCCCCATCAGGTCATGAGGTTGAATGGGTTTCTGAAGAGTCTTACTTCCTTCGCCTCAGCAAATACCAAGACCGTTTGGTAGATTTTTTCAAATCTCATCCTGACTTCATCACTCCAGATGGCCGTCTCAATGAAATGCTACGTAACTTCATCGAGCCAGGTTTGGAAGATTTGGCAGTGTCTCGTACAACCTTTACATGGGGAGTACCAGTCCCATCAAATCCAAAACACGTTGTCTACGTTTGGATCGATGCCCTTCTTAACTATGCGACAGCTCTTGGTTACGGTCAAGATGAGCATGGTAACTTTGACAAGTTCTGGAACGGAACAGTCTTCCAAATGGTCGGAAAAGACATCCTTCGTTTCCACTCCATCTACTGGCCAATCCTTCTTATGATGTTGGATGTTAAATTACCTGACCGCTTGATTGCCCATGGTTGGTTTGTCATGAAAGACGGTAAGATGTCTAAGTCTAAAGGGAATGTCGTTTATCCTGAAATGTTAGTAGAGCGCTATGGACTGGATCCACTTCGTTACTACCTCATGCGTAGCCTTCCAGTTGGTTCAGATGGAACCTTCACTCCCGAGGACTATGTAGGCCGTATCAACTATGAATTGGCAAATGACTTAGGAAACCTCCTTAACCGTACGGTTTCCATGATCAACAAGTATTTCAATGGACAAATCCCTGCCTATGTAGAGGGTGTAACAGAGTTTGATAATGCTCTTGCTCAAGTAGCAGAGCAATCTATCTCTGACTACCATACACACATGGAAGCAGTTGACTACCCACGTGCACTTGAAGCAGTCTGGACCCTAATCTCACGTACTAATAAATACATCGATGAGACAGCTCCATGGGTACTGGCTAAGGACGAAGCGCACCGTGACCAATTGGCAAGTGTGATGAGCCACTTGGCGGCTAGCCTTCGTGTCGTCGCTCACTTGATTGAGCCATTTATGATGGAAACCAGTCGTGCAGTCTTGACACAACTTGGTCTAGCAGAAGTTTCTAGCCTTGAAAACTTGAGCCTGGCTGATTTCCCTGCAGATGTAACAGTAGTTGCTAAAGGAACACCAATCTTCCCACGTCTCGATATGGAAGAAGAAATCGCCTATATCAAGGAACAAATGGAAGGCAACAAGCCAGCCGTCGAAAAAGAATGGAATCCAGATGAAGTCGAACTCAAACTAAACAAGGAAGAAATCAAGTTTGAAGACTTCGATAAGGTTGAAATTCGTGTCGCAGAAGTCAAAGAAGTTTCTAAAGTAGAAGGTTCTGATAAGTTGCTTCAATTCCGCTTGGATGCTGGTGATGGTGAAGACCGTCAAATCCTCTCAGGAATTGCCAAATACTATCCGAACGAACAAGAATTGGTAGGCAAGAAGGTACAAATCGTTGCCAACCTCAAACCACGCAAGATGATGAAAAAATATGTCAGCCAAGGGATGATTCTCTCAGCTGAACATGATGGTAAATTAACCCTTCTCACAGTTGATCCAGCTGTACCAAACGGAAGTGTGATTGGCTAA
- a CDS encoding DNA topology modulation protein has protein sequence MKIAIIGYSGAGKSTLAQKLSQFYSIPKLHMDTLQFQPGWQDSDRDWMKAEMKNFLTNHSDWVIDGNYSWCYYEERMLKADQIIFLNFSPWTCLLRAFKRYLKYRGQVRKSMAAGCPERFDLEFIRWILWDGRTKNAKERYQRVQETYPEKVIVLRSQKEMDHFLENLANNKKNQRV, from the coding sequence ATGAAAATCGCAATCATCGGCTATTCTGGAGCTGGGAAATCAACTCTGGCACAAAAGTTATCCCAGTTCTACTCAATTCCCAAACTGCATATGGACACCCTCCAATTTCAACCAGGCTGGCAAGACAGTGATCGTGATTGGATGAAAGCCGAGATGAAAAACTTCCTCACTAATCACTCAGACTGGGTCATCGATGGCAACTACTCTTGGTGCTATTACGAGGAAAGAATGTTAAAAGCTGACCAAATCATCTTCCTCAATTTTTCACCCTGGACTTGTTTACTGAGGGCCTTTAAGCGTTATCTCAAATACAGAGGTCAAGTTCGAAAAAGCATGGCTGCAGGTTGCCCTGAACGCTTTGACTTGGAATTTATCCGATGGATTCTCTGGGATGGGCGGACAAAAAATGCTAAAGAACGCTATCAACGGGTTCAAGAAACCTATCCAGAGAAAGTAATTGTCCTCCGGTCGCAAAAGGAAATGGACCACTTCTTAGAAAATCTCGCAAACAACAAGAAAAACCAACGTGTCTAA
- the rpsT gene encoding 30S ribosomal protein S20: MANIKSAIKRAELNVKQNEKNSAQKSAMRTAIKAFEANPSEELFRAASSAIDKAETKGLIHKNKASRDKARLSAKLAK; this comes from the coding sequence TTGGCAAACATTAAATCAGCTATCAAACGCGCTGAATTGAACGTTAAACAAAACGAAAAAAACTCAGCTCAAAAATCAGCTATGCGTACTGCTATCAAAGCTTTCGAAGCAAACCCTTCTGAAGAACTTTTCCGTGCTGCTAGCTCAGCTATCGACAAAGCAGAAACTAAAGGTTTGATTCATAAAAACAAAGCAAGCCGCGATAAAGCTCGTCTTTCAGCTAAACTTGCTAAATAA
- the coaA gene encoding type I pantothenate kinase codes for MTNEFLHFEKISRETWQSLHRKSTPPLTEEELDSIKSFNDQISLQDVTDIYLPLAHLIQIYKRTKEDLAFSKGIFLQRESKSQPFIIGVSGSVAVGKSTTSRLLQILLSRTVTDATVELVTTDGFLYPNQTLIDQGILNRKGFPESYNMEALLNFLDRLKNGQDVDIPVYSHEVYDIVPGEKQCVKAADFVIVEGINVFQNPQNERLYITDFFDFSIYVDAAVEDIESWYLDRFLKLLSFAQNDPDSYYHRFTQMPIGEVESFAHQVWSDINLTNLQNYIEPTRNRAEVILHKTKNHEIDEIYLKK; via the coding sequence ATGACCAACGAATTTTTACATTTTGAAAAAATCAGCCGTGAAACCTGGCAGTCCTTGCACCGCAAGTCAACTCCTCCCTTGACGGAAGAAGAACTAGACTCAATCAAGAGTTTTAACGACCAAATCAGCCTACAAGATGTGACAGATATTTATTTACCATTAGCTCATCTCATCCAAATTTACAAACGCACCAAAGAGGATTTAGCCTTCTCTAAGGGAATTTTTCTCCAAAGAGAGAGTAAATCTCAGCCCTTCATCATCGGAGTTTCAGGAAGTGTTGCCGTTGGCAAATCAACAACTAGCCGACTTCTTCAAATCCTTCTGTCTCGTACAGTGACTGACGCCACTGTGGAGTTAGTGACGACTGATGGTTTTCTCTATCCCAATCAAACGTTAATTGACCAAGGGATCTTAAATCGCAAAGGTTTTCCAGAGAGTTATAACATGGAGGCCTTACTGAATTTTCTTGACCGCCTAAAAAATGGCCAAGACGTTGATATTCCTGTCTATTCTCATGAGGTTTATGATATTGTTCCTGGTGAGAAACAATGTGTTAAGGCTGCAGATTTTGTGATTGTTGAAGGAATCAATGTCTTTCAGAATCCTCAAAATGAGCGTCTTTACATCACCGACTTCTTTGATTTTTCCATCTACGTAGACGCCGCTGTCGAGGACATTGAAAGCTGGTATTTAGACCGCTTTTTGAAACTTCTCAGCTTTGCCCAAAACGATCCAGACAGCTACTACCACCGCTTTACGCAAATGCCAATAGGGGAAGTAGAGTCTTTTGCCCACCAAGTATGGAGTGATATCAACCTTACAAATCTACAAAACTATATTGAACCAACAAGGAATCGTGCCGAGGTTATTCTCCACAAGACTAAAAACCATGAAATCGATGAAATTTACCTAAAAAAATAA
- a CDS encoding class I SAM-dependent methyltransferase, with amino-acid sequence MSKMYYAENPDAAHDIHDLRVELLGHKMTFLTDAGVFSKKMIDFGSQLLLKCLEVEKGERVLDVGCGYGPLGITLVKAYGVQATMVDINNRALDLARKNAERNQVSATIFQSNIYEQVEGKFDHVISNPPIRAGKQVVHEIIEKSMDFLEDDGDLTIVIQKKQGAHSAKSKMEDVFGNCEIIKKDKGYYILRSVKS; translated from the coding sequence ATGAGTAAAATGTATTATGCAGAAAATCCTGATGCAGCTCACGATATTCATGACTTGAGAGTAGAGTTGCTGGGACATAAAATGACCTTTTTAACGGACGCAGGTGTCTTTAGTAAAAAGATGATTGACTTTGGTAGTCAGCTTTTACTAAAGTGCCTCGAGGTTGAAAAAGGCGAGCGAGTGCTAGATGTCGGCTGTGGATATGGTCCCCTTGGCATTACTTTGGTCAAGGCTTATGGAGTTCAAGCAACCATGGTTGATATCAATAATCGTGCTCTGGACTTAGCGCGAAAAAATGCTGAGAGAAACCAAGTTTCAGCAACTATTTTCCAATCCAACATCTATGAGCAAGTTGAAGGGAAATTTGACCATGTCATCTCCAATCCTCCGATTCGTGCGGGCAAGCAAGTTGTTCATGAGATTATCGAAAAGAGCATGGATTTTCTGGAAGACGATGGCGACTTAACAATCGTTATTCAGAAAAAACAGGGTGCACATAGTGCCAAAAGCAAGATGGAAGACGTTTTTGGAAATTGTGAAATCATAAAGAAGGACAAGGGGTATTATATCCTTAGGAGTGTGAAATCATGA